In Rhodothermus marinus DSM 4252, a single genomic region encodes these proteins:
- a CDS encoding DMT family transporter — MSQSRLKYELALLFDVLVWGINFPILKVALAAMHPFVVNLFRFIFSLLVLGALHAWTHRRDRTPFFEPLRTHGRAILLLGLLGYVIYQLAFIEGVNLTTSGSAALIMASAPLWTAVISQLRGYDRLNLLGWIGLLVSLLGTAVVVLYGPRALDFSEDALLGNLLMTGAAVAWGAYTALSQPFVHRMDPASLTFFSLLLAYPILALLGLLHIDAVVWADVDATIWAALIFSGALSTGLTVAFWNHAIRHVGPSHTAAFGNLVPVVALVAGYLMLGEPITPAQLLGGAGIIGGLLLMRRARRMPLPS, encoded by the coding sequence ATGTCGCAGAGCCGCCTCAAATACGAGCTGGCGCTATTGTTCGACGTGCTGGTCTGGGGCATCAACTTTCCCATCCTCAAGGTGGCCCTGGCCGCCATGCATCCGTTCGTGGTCAATCTCTTTCGCTTCATCTTTTCACTGCTGGTGCTGGGCGCATTGCATGCCTGGACGCATCGGCGCGACCGCACGCCGTTTTTCGAGCCGCTGCGCACGCACGGCCGCGCCATCCTGCTGCTGGGCCTGCTCGGCTACGTGATCTACCAGCTGGCCTTCATCGAAGGCGTCAACCTGACCACCTCCGGAAGCGCCGCGCTCATCATGGCCAGCGCACCGCTCTGGACCGCCGTCATCAGCCAGCTCCGGGGCTACGATCGGCTGAACCTGCTGGGCTGGATCGGATTGCTGGTGTCGCTGCTCGGGACCGCCGTCGTGGTACTCTACGGACCGCGCGCACTGGACTTTTCAGAAGATGCGCTGCTGGGCAACCTGCTGATGACCGGGGCGGCCGTGGCCTGGGGCGCCTACACGGCGCTCAGCCAGCCGTTCGTTCATCGCATGGACCCGGCCAGCCTGACATTTTTCAGCCTGCTGCTGGCCTACCCGATCCTGGCCCTTCTGGGCCTGCTGCATATCGACGCGGTGGTGTGGGCCGACGTCGATGCCACCATCTGGGCGGCGCTGATCTTTTCCGGGGCGCTCTCGACCGGCCTGACCGTCGCCTTCTGGAACCACGCCATCCGGCACGTCGGTCCCTCCCACACGGCCGCCTTCGGCAATCTGGTCCCGGTGGTGGCGCTTGTGGCCGGCTACCTGATGCTCGGCGAGCCGATCACCCCGGCCCAGCTCCTGGGCGGCGCCGGCATCATCGGCGGCCTGCTCCTGATGCGCCGGGCCCGCCGCATGCCGCTGCCTTCGTGA
- a CDS encoding cation diffusion facilitator family transporter, whose product MQWPDLRDPRHRAMAASLAVSVLMLIGKFTAYLLTGSAAIFSDAAESLVHILATAFVAFSLWYALQPPDPDHPYGHGKIAYFSAGFEGAMILLAAAGILYTAVQDLLHGPELRRLGLGVLLTALFSLINLLLGLYLIRVGRRHHSLVLEANGRHVLTDMWTSLGVVVGVALVAWTGVVWLDPLIAIVVALNILRTAFQLLRQAVAGLMERVDEEDTRRLIEVLDEAVQQGIISDYHQLRHRRTGDQLWVEYHLMLPGERSLEEAHAQAHRVEEAIQQRFPDRRVYVTAHLEPEHHEVAHPAGHREPEDPLKAQARR is encoded by the coding sequence ATGCAGTGGCCTGATTTACGCGATCCGCGCCACCGGGCGATGGCGGCCAGCCTGGCGGTGTCGGTACTGATGCTCATCGGGAAGTTTACCGCCTATCTGCTCACGGGAAGCGCCGCGATCTTTTCGGACGCCGCCGAATCGCTCGTGCACATCCTGGCCACGGCGTTCGTCGCCTTCAGCCTCTGGTATGCGCTCCAGCCGCCCGATCCCGATCATCCTTACGGCCACGGCAAGATCGCCTACTTTTCGGCCGGCTTCGAGGGGGCCATGATCCTGCTGGCCGCCGCCGGCATTCTCTACACGGCCGTGCAGGACCTGCTGCACGGGCCGGAACTCCGACGGCTGGGGCTGGGCGTGCTGCTGACCGCGCTGTTCAGCCTGATCAACCTGCTCCTGGGACTTTACCTGATCCGCGTGGGGCGGCGGCATCACAGCCTCGTGCTGGAGGCCAACGGTCGCCACGTGCTCACGGACATGTGGACCAGCCTGGGCGTGGTGGTCGGCGTGGCGCTGGTGGCCTGGACCGGCGTGGTCTGGCTGGACCCATTGATCGCGATCGTCGTGGCGCTCAACATCCTTCGGACGGCCTTTCAGCTCCTTCGTCAGGCCGTGGCCGGCTTGATGGAGCGCGTGGACGAAGAGGACACGCGTCGGTTGATCGAGGTGCTCGACGAAGCCGTGCAGCAGGGGATCATCTCCGACTATCATCAGCTGCGCCACCGCCGCACCGGCGATCAGCTCTGGGTCGAGTATCACCTGATGTTGCCCGGCGAGCGCTCGCTGGAGGAGGCGCACGCGCAGGCGCATCGGGTGGAAGAGGCGATCCAGCAGCGTTTTCCCGATCGGCGCGTCTACGTGACGGCCCACCTGGAGCCCGAACACCACGAAGTGGCCCACCCTGCCGGTCATCGCGAGCCCGAAGATCCGTTAAAAGCGCAGGCCCGGCGCTAA
- a CDS encoding Uma2 family endonuclease, with amino-acid sequence MSESVAEKVRFSRYEDFRRWTETQPGYWILVHGEAMPSPSPSRIHQEISARLEMLLFEVVRRTGRGWVYDAPLDVKLREDTVYQPDLLVVLREHADRLRPTHIEGAPDLIIEVLSPTTAHLDLWEKRYDYAQAGVQEYWVVDPESRRVELYVREGEQFRLHASAQHSGRLRSVLLPDLEVDLETIFRDL; translated from the coding sequence ATGTCGGAGTCCGTCGCCGAAAAGGTGCGCTTTTCGCGCTACGAAGACTTTCGCCGGTGGACGGAAACGCAACCGGGCTACTGGATTCTTGTCCACGGAGAGGCCATGCCGAGCCCTTCACCGTCGCGGATTCATCAGGAGATTTCTGCGCGCCTGGAAATGCTGCTGTTTGAGGTGGTGCGTCGTACCGGCCGTGGGTGGGTCTATGACGCACCGCTGGACGTCAAACTTCGTGAAGACACGGTCTATCAGCCGGATCTGCTGGTGGTGCTCCGGGAGCATGCCGATCGGCTGCGGCCCACGCACATCGAAGGCGCGCCCGATCTGATCATTGAGGTGCTCTCGCCCACGACGGCTCACCTGGATCTCTGGGAGAAACGCTACGACTATGCGCAGGCGGGCGTGCAGGAATACTGGGTCGTCGATCCCGAGTCGCGGCGCGTCGAGCTGTATGTGCGGGAAGGGGAGCAGTTCCGGTTGCACGCCAGCGCGCAGCACAGCGGCCGCCTGCGTAGCGTGCTGTTGCCGGATCTGGAAGTCGATCTGGAAACGATCTTCCGGGACCTGTAA
- a CDS encoding MerR family transcriptional regulator, whose protein sequence is MQEQQKWYSIGEVAQRTGLAPHVLRYWETEFEELRPQKDKAGRRRYSEEDLALVREIQHLLHVERYTIEGARRVLARRRQRQDGAMRAQLLELRAFLVTLLQYLEAQPGCEEPAKGNSGPD, encoded by the coding sequence ATGCAGGAGCAGCAGAAGTGGTACAGCATCGGGGAGGTAGCGCAGCGGACGGGGCTGGCGCCTCATGTGCTGCGGTACTGGGAGACCGAGTTCGAGGAGTTGCGGCCGCAGAAGGATAAGGCCGGCCGTCGCCGCTACTCGGAAGAAGATCTGGCGCTGGTGCGGGAGATCCAGCACCTGCTGCACGTGGAGCGCTACACGATCGAAGGCGCGCGGCGCGTGCTGGCACGTCGGCGCCAGCGGCAGGACGGGGCCATGCGGGCGCAACTGCTGGAACTCCGGGCGTTTCTGGTGACGTTGCTGCAGTACCTGGAGGCGCAGCCCGGCTGTGAAGAGCCGGCAAAAGGGAACTCCGGCCCCGATTGA
- the gltB gene encoding glutamate synthase large subunit has product MRLQNQNPDSHHRSLFSAQEQDACGVGLICTLTDAPSHTIVQDGLQVLLRLSHRGACGCDERTGDGAGILVQLPDLFLREVALEEGVRLPEPGAYAVGMLFLPKDRARQQAGREAFEGLVQAEGQQVLGWRRVPTRPEVLGVSAAAVEPAVWQVFVQAGPGLDVEAFERKLFVIKRRARHVIDDPDFYVVSLSARTLVYKGMLMPDQLGVYYPDLTDPRFASRLALVHSRFSTNTWPRWPLAQPFHLLAHNGEINTLRGNINALRAREALLRSELLGDDLAKVLPLLDESGSDSQMLDAMIELLYRAGRSLPHAILMTIPEAWAHDDYMDDARKAFYEYHACLMEPWDGPAAVCFTDGRYAGAVLDRNGLRPARYTITRDGLVVLASEVGVLDLEPERVVEKGRLQPGRMFLVDLEEGRVVRDEEIKATLSRRRPYRLWLRSHLRTEADLPRAQALPRTSDLESLRRQQRLFGYSLEELRMILAPMAQKKDDPVGSMGDDTPLAVLSDFPRLTYDYFKQLFAQVTNPPIDAIREELVTSLHTYLGGEANLLDETPEQAHRLRLEHPVLTPEKLARIKALDEENLRATTLSTTFDVKAGGEGLVAALDELCWQAAEAVQQGFTILVLSDREAGPGRAPIPAALAVGAVHHHLIRTGLRARCSLVVDSGEPRQVHHLCVLVGYGADAVCPYLALETVADLVRMGEITGLHVQEAQQRYIKALCKGLLKVMSKMGISVFQSYRGAQIFEIVGLSEEVVERCFARTVSRLGGVGFDVLAEEVRLRYEQAYPEVPVAGAPKDELERGGFYQWRRGGEHHRYNPLTVAKLQHAVRERDPKDYEEFARLVNDESRRLCKLRGLLDFVPAERPIPLEEVEPWTSIVRRFKTGAMSFGSISREAHEVLAEAMNRIGGKSNTGEGGEEPERYARDNPKRSAIKQVASGRFGVTIGYLASADEIQIKMAQGAKPGEGGQLPGEKVYPWIARVRHSTPWVGLISPPPHHDIYSIEDLAQLIYDLKQANPTARISVKLVAEAGVGTIAAGVAKGGADVILISGHDGGTGASPITSILHAGLPWELGLSETHQALVANGLRERVVVEVDGQLQTGRDVAIAALLGAQEFGFATAPLVAIGCIRMRKCHLNTCPVGIATQDPELRKKFTGQPEHVINYFYFVAEELRQIMAQLGFRTVEEMVGRVDRLRIRSTDHWKARYLDLRPLIKKVETPEILRPFSQKPPARRDVPTLDERVLPRLKPALERREPVRLHVAIRNTDRTVGARISYEIATRYGESGLPEDTIWLDCEGSAGQSFGAFLAPGVTLRVIGEANDYFGKGLSGGKLIIHPPENAAYPAESNIIIGNVALYGATSGEAYIRGRAGERFAVRNSGARAVVEGVGDHGCEYMTGGRVVVLGPTGRNFAAGMSGGIAYVLDVDGLFAERHCNLDMVELMPVVEEADIAELRELIERHYAYTGSPVARWVLEDWPNILARFVKVFPIDYRKALERLAREQEEANLRQHLAA; this is encoded by the coding sequence ATGCGCCTGCAGAACCAGAACCCTGATTCTCATCACCGCTCGCTGTTTAGCGCTCAGGAGCAAGACGCCTGTGGCGTCGGTCTGATCTGTACGCTGACGGATGCCCCTTCCCACACCATTGTGCAGGACGGCCTGCAGGTGCTGCTGCGCCTGAGCCATCGTGGTGCCTGCGGTTGCGACGAGCGCACGGGCGACGGGGCGGGCATCCTTGTGCAACTCCCAGATCTGTTCCTCCGGGAGGTGGCCCTGGAGGAGGGCGTTCGGCTGCCCGAACCCGGCGCCTACGCGGTGGGCATGCTCTTTCTGCCGAAAGATCGCGCGCGCCAGCAGGCCGGCCGGGAGGCCTTTGAGGGACTGGTGCAGGCCGAGGGGCAGCAGGTGCTGGGCTGGCGTCGTGTGCCCACGCGCCCCGAAGTGCTGGGTGTGTCGGCGGCCGCCGTCGAGCCGGCCGTCTGGCAGGTGTTCGTGCAGGCGGGCCCGGGGCTCGACGTGGAGGCCTTCGAGCGCAAGCTGTTTGTGATCAAGCGTCGGGCCCGGCATGTTATCGACGACCCGGACTTCTACGTGGTCAGCCTGTCGGCGCGCACGCTGGTCTACAAGGGCATGCTCATGCCCGATCAGTTGGGCGTCTATTACCCGGACCTGACCGACCCGCGTTTTGCCAGCCGATTGGCTCTGGTGCACTCGCGTTTCAGCACGAACACCTGGCCGCGCTGGCCGCTGGCCCAGCCCTTCCATCTACTGGCGCACAACGGCGAAATCAACACGCTGCGGGGTAACATCAATGCGCTACGGGCGCGCGAGGCGCTGTTGCGCTCGGAACTGCTGGGCGACGATCTGGCCAAGGTGCTGCCGCTGCTCGACGAATCGGGCAGCGACTCGCAGATGCTCGACGCCATGATCGAGCTGCTCTACCGGGCCGGTCGTTCGCTCCCGCACGCCATTCTGATGACCATTCCGGAGGCCTGGGCGCACGACGACTATATGGACGACGCGCGCAAGGCCTTCTACGAATACCACGCCTGCCTGATGGAGCCCTGGGACGGTCCGGCCGCCGTCTGCTTCACCGACGGTCGCTACGCCGGGGCCGTGCTCGACCGCAACGGGCTGCGCCCGGCCCGCTACACGATCACCCGCGACGGGCTCGTCGTGCTGGCCTCCGAAGTGGGTGTGCTCGATCTGGAGCCCGAACGCGTCGTCGAAAAAGGCCGGTTGCAGCCCGGACGCATGTTCCTGGTGGACCTGGAGGAAGGCCGGGTTGTGCGGGATGAGGAGATCAAAGCCACGCTGAGTCGTCGCCGGCCCTATCGTCTCTGGCTCCGGTCGCACCTGCGCACCGAAGCGGATCTGCCCCGGGCCCAGGCCCTGCCGCGGACCTCGGATCTGGAATCGCTGCGGCGCCAGCAGCGGCTCTTTGGCTACTCGCTCGAGGAGCTGCGCATGATCCTGGCGCCCATGGCGCAGAAGAAGGATGATCCCGTCGGGTCCATGGGCGACGACACGCCGCTGGCCGTGCTGTCGGACTTTCCGCGGCTGACCTACGACTACTTCAAGCAGCTCTTCGCGCAGGTGACCAACCCGCCCATCGACGCCATCCGCGAAGAGCTGGTTACCTCGCTGCATACGTATCTGGGCGGCGAGGCCAACCTGTTGGACGAAACGCCCGAACAGGCGCACCGGCTGCGTCTGGAGCATCCGGTGCTGACCCCGGAAAAACTGGCCCGTATCAAGGCGCTGGACGAAGAGAACCTGCGGGCCACCACGCTCAGCACCACGTTCGACGTCAAAGCCGGCGGTGAAGGCCTGGTGGCCGCGCTGGACGAACTGTGTTGGCAGGCCGCCGAGGCCGTGCAGCAGGGCTTCACCATCCTGGTGCTCTCGGATCGGGAAGCAGGTCCGGGACGGGCACCCATTCCGGCCGCGCTGGCCGTAGGAGCCGTGCATCACCACTTGATCCGCACGGGGTTGCGGGCCCGCTGCAGCCTGGTGGTCGATAGCGGCGAGCCGCGCCAGGTGCACCACCTCTGCGTGCTGGTCGGCTATGGTGCCGACGCCGTGTGTCCCTATCTGGCCCTGGAAACCGTGGCCGACCTGGTGCGCATGGGCGAGATCACCGGGTTGCACGTCCAGGAAGCCCAGCAGCGCTACATCAAGGCGCTCTGCAAGGGGCTGCTCAAGGTGATGTCGAAGATGGGCATTTCGGTATTTCAGAGCTACCGGGGCGCCCAGATCTTCGAAATCGTGGGCCTGAGCGAGGAGGTGGTCGAGCGCTGCTTTGCCCGGACCGTTTCCCGGCTGGGCGGTGTGGGCTTCGACGTGCTGGCCGAGGAGGTGCGCCTGCGCTACGAGCAGGCCTATCCGGAGGTGCCGGTTGCCGGCGCACCGAAGGACGAGCTGGAGCGCGGCGGTTTCTACCAGTGGCGGCGCGGCGGCGAGCATCACCGCTACAACCCGCTGACGGTGGCCAAACTGCAGCACGCCGTCCGCGAACGCGATCCGAAAGACTATGAGGAATTCGCCCGCCTGGTCAACGACGAGAGTCGGCGGCTGTGCAAACTGCGTGGCCTGCTGGACTTCGTCCCGGCCGAGCGCCCGATCCCGCTCGAAGAGGTCGAGCCCTGGACGTCCATCGTGCGCCGCTTCAAGACGGGCGCCATGTCCTTCGGCTCGATCAGCAGGGAAGCGCACGAGGTGCTGGCCGAGGCAATGAACCGCATCGGGGGGAAGAGCAACACGGGCGAAGGCGGCGAAGAACCGGAGCGTTACGCCCGGGACAACCCGAAACGAAGCGCCATCAAGCAGGTGGCCTCCGGACGCTTCGGCGTAACGATCGGTTATCTGGCCAGCGCCGACGAAATCCAGATCAAGATGGCCCAGGGGGCCAAGCCGGGCGAGGGCGGACAGCTCCCGGGCGAGAAGGTCTATCCCTGGATCGCCCGCGTGCGGCATTCGACCCCGTGGGTAGGCCTGATCTCGCCGCCACCGCATCACGACATCTACTCGATCGAAGACCTGGCCCAGCTCATCTATGACCTCAAGCAGGCCAATCCCACTGCCCGTATCAGCGTGAAGCTGGTGGCCGAGGCGGGCGTGGGCACCATTGCAGCGGGCGTGGCGAAGGGCGGGGCCGACGTCATCCTGATCAGCGGACATGACGGCGGCACCGGCGCCTCGCCGATCACCTCGATCCTGCACGCCGGTCTGCCCTGGGAGCTGGGGCTGAGCGAGACACATCAGGCGCTGGTGGCCAACGGCCTGCGTGAGCGGGTCGTCGTGGAGGTGGACGGTCAGCTTCAGACCGGACGCGACGTGGCCATCGCGGCCCTGCTGGGCGCCCAGGAGTTTGGCTTCGCTACGGCCCCCCTGGTGGCGATAGGGTGCATCCGCATGCGCAAATGCCACCTGAACACGTGCCCGGTGGGCATCGCCACCCAGGATCCGGAGCTGCGCAAGAAGTTCACGGGCCAGCCGGAGCACGTGATCAACTACTTCTATTTCGTGGCCGAAGAGCTGCGCCAGATCATGGCGCAACTGGGCTTCCGGACGGTCGAGGAAATGGTCGGGCGCGTCGATCGGCTGCGCATCCGGTCGACCGACCACTGGAAGGCCCGCTACCTGGATCTGCGGCCGCTGATCAAAAAAGTCGAAACACCGGAGATTCTGCGGCCCTTCAGCCAGAAGCCGCCCGCGCGCCGCGACGTGCCCACGCTCGACGAGCGTGTCCTGCCACGCCTGAAGCCTGCGCTGGAGCGCCGCGAGCCGGTGCGGCTGCACGTGGCCATCCGCAACACGGACCGCACCGTCGGTGCCCGCATCAGCTACGAAATTGCCACGCGCTACGGGGAAAGCGGCCTTCCGGAAGACACGATCTGGCTCGACTGCGAAGGCTCGGCCGGACAGAGCTTCGGGGCGTTCCTGGCGCCGGGCGTGACGCTGCGGGTCATCGGCGAGGCCAACGACTACTTCGGCAAAGGCCTCTCCGGCGGTAAGCTCATCATTCATCCGCCGGAAAACGCCGCCTATCCGGCCGAGTCGAACATCATCATCGGCAACGTGGCACTCTACGGGGCCACTTCCGGCGAGGCTTACATCCGCGGCCGGGCCGGCGAGCGCTTCGCCGTGCGCAACAGCGGCGCCCGGGCCGTGGTCGAGGGTGTGGGCGACCATGGCTGCGAGTACATGACCGGCGGGCGCGTGGTGGTGCTGGGCCCCACGGGTCGCAACTTCGCGGCCGGCATGAGCGGCGGCATCGCCTACGTGCTGGACGTGGACGGCCTGTTCGCCGAGCGCCACTGCAACCTGGACATGGTCGAGCTGATGCCGGTGGTCGAGGAGGCGGACATTGCCGAGCTGCGCGAGCTGATCGAACGCCATTACGCCTACACGGGCAGCCCGGTGGCCCGCTGGGTGCTGGAAGACTGGCCGAACATCCTGGCCCGCTTCGTGAAGGTCTTCCCGATCGACTACCGGAAGGCGCTCGAGCGGCTGGCCCGGGAGCAGGAAGAAGCGAACCTGCGGCAACATCTGGCCGCCTGA
- a CDS encoding AAA family ATPase translates to MVPVALRLKNFMSYGEAAPVLDFEQFQVACLSGNNGQGKSALLDAITWALWGEARKTSDSRKPDEHLLRVGAQQMEVEFTFDLEGQRYCVLRRYTRSSSGKTSKSELELQVYEPETGTYRALTASSVSETQERLNQLLGLDYQTFINASFLLQGRADEFTRKKPSERKEILARILNLDRYERLAELAREEVREAKARAEQIERQLEQIQEALQEESALKTRHEALRERRHALEAERETRQRHLQTLQEQRVRLEENRRRLEELQEQERQQTARLQEERERLVRLEAELQDLEQLLARREEIEQAHARERTLQEERRQLEAKREQYWGIQKQLDQVQSELERQRSELEKKLALVRKEQEHVQRQLQELTTRLQERPRIAQRLKAAEQARQEMARLEQQRQQRSALEEEIRHVSETLLAAQKELEGQLRSLQRQLEQEADVPEQLAALEARCRELEQQEARYRALQEELERLKETGQGKKAAIEALQARLQELERQQQDLQQRYDTFRQAEADVCPVCGSELGPEHREEVERHYEEQLEELARGLDEGRRRLAALEQEREALRQQYIARLSEAKRLEKAPEELARARAQLEELQRRNARREALARQLSALQTQLEQRAFAQEQRRRLEELHRKLEAIPFDEQKFEVLRQQAAEAASLRERLQELETLQGRRESLESEQRRLAQLEQQYRQELDQGPALQQLLQRKRALQEKLQAIGFDPARLQQVQQELEALGDVGAQVHRLLHAEENLKKGRQERETLQRRIRQEEQALERLQTQLQQLRQELEDLPRVQAACEEARQQLAATEEALRGVQQEIGECQARMEQLQALRAQRKQLRQELESVRHRERLHRHLQQAFGKHGIPSLIIEQTLPELEARANELLERLTDGRMHVYLRTQRAKKSGGTKETLDIIITDEQGAARPYETFSGGEAFRVDFALRLALAQLLAERSGVRVRTLVIDEGFGTQDPQGLQHLVEAIQAVQSDFDKILVITHLSELKQVFPVRIEVEKDPVEGSRFEVIGV, encoded by the coding sequence ATGGTACCGGTCGCGTTGCGCCTCAAGAACTTCATGAGCTACGGGGAGGCGGCGCCCGTGCTCGATTTCGAGCAGTTTCAGGTGGCCTGTCTGTCGGGCAACAACGGCCAGGGTAAGTCGGCGCTGCTGGACGCGATCACCTGGGCGCTCTGGGGCGAGGCGCGCAAGACGAGCGACAGCCGGAAGCCCGACGAGCACCTGCTGCGCGTGGGAGCGCAGCAGATGGAGGTGGAGTTCACCTTCGATCTCGAAGGCCAGCGCTACTGCGTGCTCCGGCGCTACACGCGCTCCAGCTCCGGCAAAACCAGCAAGTCGGAGCTGGAGCTGCAGGTGTACGAACCGGAGACCGGCACCTACCGGGCGCTGACGGCATCTTCGGTTTCCGAAACGCAGGAACGGCTCAATCAACTGCTGGGGCTCGACTATCAGACGTTCATCAACGCCTCGTTTCTGCTGCAGGGGCGGGCCGACGAGTTCACGCGCAAAAAACCCAGCGAGCGCAAGGAGATCCTGGCCCGCATCCTGAACCTGGACCGCTACGAGCGGCTGGCCGAACTGGCGCGGGAAGAGGTGCGTGAGGCGAAGGCGCGGGCCGAGCAGATCGAGCGCCAGTTGGAGCAGATTCAGGAAGCGTTGCAGGAGGAGTCCGCGCTGAAGACCCGGCACGAAGCACTTCGCGAGCGCCGCCACGCGCTGGAGGCCGAGCGTGAAACCCGCCAGCGGCACCTGCAGACGCTTCAGGAGCAGCGTGTACGTCTGGAAGAAAACCGCCGCCGCCTTGAAGAACTGCAGGAGCAGGAGCGTCAGCAGACGGCCCGCCTGCAGGAGGAACGCGAGCGGCTGGTCCGACTGGAGGCCGAGCTGCAGGACCTGGAGCAATTGCTGGCGCGACGTGAGGAGATCGAACAGGCCCATGCCCGCGAGCGAACCCTGCAGGAAGAGCGCCGCCAGCTCGAAGCAAAGCGCGAGCAGTACTGGGGCATCCAGAAGCAGCTGGATCAGGTCCAGAGCGAACTGGAACGCCAGCGGAGCGAGCTGGAAAAGAAGCTGGCGCTGGTCCGCAAAGAGCAGGAGCATGTGCAGCGACAGCTCCAGGAGCTGACCACGCGCCTGCAGGAGCGGCCCCGGATCGCGCAGCGCCTGAAGGCGGCCGAGCAGGCACGTCAGGAAATGGCCCGGCTGGAGCAGCAGCGTCAGCAGCGCAGCGCGCTGGAGGAGGAAATCCGCCACGTCTCCGAAACGCTGCTGGCCGCGCAGAAGGAGCTCGAAGGACAATTGCGGTCGCTGCAGCGCCAGCTGGAGCAGGAGGCCGACGTGCCGGAGCAGCTTGCCGCGCTGGAAGCCCGGTGCCGTGAGCTGGAGCAGCAAGAAGCCCGCTACCGGGCGCTGCAGGAAGAACTGGAACGACTGAAGGAGACGGGGCAGGGCAAGAAGGCGGCGATCGAAGCGCTGCAGGCGCGGCTGCAGGAGCTGGAGCGACAGCAGCAGGACCTGCAGCAGCGCTACGATACGTTCCGGCAGGCCGAAGCGGACGTGTGTCCGGTCTGTGGCAGCGAGCTGGGGCCCGAGCACCGGGAAGAGGTCGAGCGCCACTACGAAGAGCAACTGGAGGAGCTGGCGCGTGGACTGGACGAAGGGCGCCGGCGGCTGGCCGCGCTGGAGCAGGAGCGAGAAGCGCTCCGGCAGCAGTACATAGCCCGACTTTCGGAAGCAAAGCGGTTGGAGAAGGCGCCCGAAGAGCTGGCGCGTGCGCGCGCGCAGCTGGAAGAACTGCAGCGGCGTAATGCCCGACGGGAGGCGCTTGCGCGTCAGCTATCGGCACTTCAGACACAACTTGAACAGCGCGCCTTTGCGCAGGAGCAACGGCGTCGGCTGGAGGAGCTGCACCGGAAGCTGGAGGCCATTCCATTCGACGAGCAAAAATTTGAGGTGCTACGGCAGCAGGCGGCCGAGGCCGCTTCGCTCCGCGAACGACTCCAGGAGCTGGAGACGCTGCAGGGACGGCGGGAAAGCCTGGAAAGCGAGCAGCGGCGGCTGGCGCAACTGGAGCAGCAGTACCGTCAGGAACTGGATCAGGGGCCGGCTTTGCAACAGCTCCTGCAGCGCAAGCGCGCACTTCAGGAAAAGCTTCAGGCGATCGGCTTCGATCCGGCACGTCTGCAACAGGTGCAGCAGGAGCTGGAGGCGCTGGGCGACGTCGGCGCCCAGGTGCATCGCCTGCTCCATGCGGAGGAAAACCTGAAGAAAGGCCGGCAGGAACGAGAGACGTTGCAGCGGCGCATCCGACAGGAGGAACAGGCGCTGGAGCGATTGCAGACGCAGCTGCAGCAACTCCGGCAGGAGCTGGAAGATCTTCCCCGCGTGCAGGCGGCCTGCGAAGAAGCCCGGCAGCAACTGGCGGCCACAGAGGAGGCGCTACGGGGCGTGCAGCAGGAGATCGGTGAATGCCAGGCGCGTATGGAGCAATTGCAGGCGCTTCGCGCGCAGCGCAAGCAACTCCGGCAGGAGCTGGAATCGGTACGGCATCGGGAGCGGCTGCACCGACATCTGCAACAGGCCTTCGGCAAGCACGGCATCCCTTCGCTGATCATCGAACAGACGCTTCCCGAGCTGGAGGCCCGCGCCAACGAATTGCTCGAACGGCTGACCGATGGCCGCATGCACGTTTACCTGCGCACGCAGCGCGCCAAAAAATCCGGAGGCACGAAAGAAACGCTCGACATCATCATCACCGACGAGCAGGGGGCGGCCCGTCCCTACGAGACCTTCTCCGGGGGCGAGGCTTTCCGGGTCGATTTTGCGCTGCGGCTGGCGCTGGCCCAGCTGCTGGCCGAGCGCAGCGGCGTGCGCGTGCGCACGCTGGTCATCGACGAGGGCTTCGGCACGCAGGACCCGCAGGGACTGCAGCATCTGGTGGAGGCCATTCAGGCCGTACAGTCCGATTTCGACAAGATTCTGGTGATCACGCACCTGAGCGAACTCAAGCAGGTGTTTCCGGTGCGGATCGAGGTCGAGAAAGACCCGGTCGAGGGCTCGCGCTTCGAGGTGATCGGCGTGTGA